Proteins encoded in a region of the Vicia villosa cultivar HV-30 ecotype Madison, WI linkage group LG5, Vvil1.0, whole genome shotgun sequence genome:
- the LOC131606569 gene encoding uncharacterized protein LOC131606569, with amino-acid sequence MIDNVEYLTTMIDAWCCRLKDCALSFVDDYRHGGFSKIQRELKNEDRGSSKRRLNLKFVTNSVRFLLQIGESVVPDDEDWRVRIYGGGEKSLLRFSPSLFVLTFLLCFFLVPVDEEW; translated from the exons ATGATTGATAATGTTGAATATTTGACGACGATGATTGATGCGTGGTGTTGCCGATTGAAGGATTGTGCATTGAGTTTTGTGGATGATTATCGCCATGGAGGATTCTCGAAGATACAACGTGAATTGAAGAATGAAGATAGAGGAAGCTCGAAGAGGAGATTGAATCTCAAGTTTGTTACAAATTCAGTTAGATTTCTGTTacag ATTGGTGAATCAGTGGTTCCAGATGATGAAGATTGGAGAGTGAGGATTTATGGCGGTGGAGAAAAAAGTCTGTTACGTTTTTCTCCTTCTCTTTTTGTTCTCACTTTTCTGTTATGCTTTTTTCTGGTTCCGGTTGATGAAGAGTGGTGA